The nucleotide sequence TGACTAAAAGCGAATTCTAAATTGATAAGGATATAAATTCATAAGGTAGTAAGTTTGATAAGAGAAAGaagaataattataatgattAATAATACACGATCTGAGGACAAagaaatattcaaaattcACAAATGGTCAGCAGTAGCGGCATGGTCTTGGGATATTAGTGTGGACAATTGCGCTATATGTAGAAACCATATAATGGATTTATGTATAGAATGCCAAGCTAAATTAAACGAgcatataaatgataaggataaaaaaattgacaAAGAAAACTGTACCGTTGCTTGGGGTGTGTGTAATCATGCTTTTCATTTGCATTGTATATCACGATGGATTAAAGCAAGACAAGTTTGCCCTTTAGATAACACTACTTGGGAATTCCAAAAGGCAACAAcctaaaatatttttattattgcatttatcattaatatgtatatatatttatttatgtaatattCTACGTATTTTTGGTTATGCATCTCGCTATGTTTTTATCCCATagttcttttatttttatttctcttTCTCATTTTATGACATTTTTTCATgtgttaaaatatt is from Plasmodium chabaudi chabaudi strain AS genome assembly, chromosome: 8 and encodes:
- a CDS encoding E3 ubiquitin-protein ligase RBX1, putative; the protein is MINNTRSEDKEIFKIHKWSAVAAWSWDISVDNCAICRNHIMDLCIECQAKLNEHINDKDKKIDKENCTVAWGVCNHAFHLHCISRWIKARQVCPLDNTTWEFQKATT